In Candidatus Omnitrophota bacterium, a single window of DNA contains:
- the sufB gene encoding Fe-S cluster assembly protein SufB — MISDPLHKLTEQDYKYGFVTDVESDTLAKGLNEDVIRLISSKKKEPEFLLEWRLKAFRHWLTLKEPAWPHIHYDPIDYQDIRYYSAPMKKKKKLKSLEELDPEIKETFDKLGISLKEQKRLAGVEGADDSPATQQSAIAVDAIFDSVSVGTTFKQTLAAKGILFSSFSEAVNEHPELVQKYLGSVVPYTDNFFAALNSAVFTDGSFCYIPKGVRCPMELSTYFRINAAETGQFERTLIIAEEGSYVSYLEGCTAPRRDENQLHAAVVELVAMDNAQIKYSTVQNWYPGDKEGKGGIYNFVTKRGACRGVNSKISWTQVETGSAITWKYPSCVLLGDNSVGEFYSVAVTNNYQQADTGSKMIHVGKNTKSTIISKGISAGHAQNSYRGLVKIQKGAQNARNYSQCDSLLMGDLCGAHTFPYIEVRNTSAKLEHEASTSKIGEDQLFYCMQRGISEEDAVSLIVNGFCKEVFSELPMEFAVEAQNLLNLSLEGSVG, encoded by the coding sequence ATGATCTCTGATCCCCTCCACAAACTCACGGAACAGGATTACAAGTACGGCTTTGTCACGGATGTGGAATCCGACACTCTGGCCAAGGGTTTGAACGAGGATGTCATTCGCCTGATCAGCTCCAAAAAGAAGGAGCCGGAATTCTTGTTGGAATGGCGGCTCAAGGCCTTTCGCCATTGGCTCACACTCAAAGAACCTGCCTGGCCACATATCCATTACGATCCGATCGACTATCAGGATATCCGCTATTATTCCGCCCCTATGAAGAAGAAGAAGAAGCTCAAAAGCCTGGAGGAACTGGACCCGGAGATTAAAGAGACCTTCGATAAGCTGGGGATTTCTTTGAAGGAGCAAAAGCGCCTGGCCGGAGTCGAGGGCGCGGATGACAGCCCTGCAACACAGCAATCGGCTATTGCTGTGGACGCAATCTTTGACAGTGTTTCCGTGGGCACAACTTTCAAGCAAACCTTGGCTGCAAAAGGCATCCTTTTCTCTTCTTTTTCCGAGGCTGTGAACGAACACCCGGAACTCGTGCAAAAATACCTGGGGTCTGTTGTTCCTTACACGGACAATTTTTTTGCCGCACTCAACTCCGCCGTTTTCACCGATGGTTCCTTTTGCTATATCCCCAAAGGCGTGCGCTGCCCCATGGAGCTTTCCACTTATTTCCGCATCAACGCGGCGGAAACCGGCCAGTTCGAACGCACGCTGATCATCGCGGAAGAGGGCTCGTATGTAAGTTACCTGGAAGGCTGCACCGCCCCCCGGCGCGACGAGAACCAACTCCACGCGGCCGTGGTTGAGTTGGTCGCCATGGACAACGCGCAAATCAAGTACTCCACCGTTCAAAACTGGTATCCGGGCGACAAAGAGGGCAAAGGCGGTATCTATAACTTCGTGACCAAGCGCGGAGCCTGCCGCGGTGTAAACTCAAAGATTTCTTGGACCCAGGTGGAAACCGGATCCGCGATTACCTGGAAGTATCCCAGCTGCGTTCTCTTGGGGGACAACTCTGTGGGTGAATTCTACAGTGTGGCGGTCACGAACAACTACCAGCAAGCGGACACGGGGTCCAAGATGATTCATGTGGGCAAGAATACCAAGAGCACGATTATTTCCAAAGGCATCAGCGCCGGCCACGCGCAGAATTCCTATCGCGGCCTGGTTAAAATTCAAAAGGGAGCGCAAAACGCCCGTAACTACTCGCAGTGTGACTCCTTGCTCATGGGAGATCTCTGCGGAGCGCATACCTTTCCGTATATTGAGGTGCGCAATACTTCCGCAAAACTTGAACACGAGGCCTCAACCTCCAAAATCGGGGAAGACCAGCTCTTCTACTGCATGCAGCGCGGAATCTCGGAGGAAGACGCGGTCTCGCTTATTGTAAACGGATTTTGCAAAGAGGTATTTAGCGAGCTGCCTATGGAGTTCGCTGTAGAAGCTCAGAACCTATTGAATTTGAGTTTGGAAGGGAGTGTTGGGTGA
- a CDS encoding SUF system Fe-S cluster assembly regulator, translating to MLRMSKLADYGIILMVRCASNSGQSTFTARDLVQFTQLPEATVGKVLKRLTREGLLISHRGVKGGYELARKPRDISLADIIVALEGPIAITQCSDDASNRDCNHEALCPVGQHWQIINQLISSALTNVSLAEMVAPASMLCDCKKA from the coding sequence ATGCTGCGAATGAGCAAATTGGCTGACTACGGTATCATCCTCATGGTCCGCTGTGCCTCAAACAGCGGACAAAGCACCTTCACAGCCCGCGACCTGGTGCAGTTTACCCAACTGCCTGAGGCCACTGTGGGCAAGGTGCTCAAACGCCTGACGCGCGAGGGATTGCTGATCTCCCATCGCGGGGTCAAGGGCGGCTATGAACTGGCGCGCAAGCCCCGGGACATCAGCCTGGCCGATATCATCGTGGCCTTGGAGGGTCCCATTGCCATCACGCAATGCAGTGACGATGCAAGCAACCGCGACTGCAATCACGAAGCGCTTTGCCCGGTAGGCCAGCATTGGCAAATTATCAACCAACTCATCTCTTCGGCACTCACTAACGTATCTCTGGCCGAAATGGTCGCACCGGCCTCCATGCTCTGCGACTGTAAGAAAGCATAG